The stretch of DNA gtaaaaaaaaaaatcaattaatttagGATTTTATGAAGACTttccaattaatttttatttgcaaCAGTGTTTGTGTTAAAATTTCGTGTTTgtaattatcaaaaaataaataaaatatttgttgttgtcgGTGTGAAACTTTAAGTGAACGatcttaaatattttattagcaGTACTAGCTAAGGTCTGTCCTAATTTATTGAGTCTTCGAAACTCAACtcacttaaatttttttgtttaacgagaaatttttttactcatgtcaacaaaaataaaatcttgtatatatatttttatgtgggaatattagaagaaaaaaaaatcacaaatataacaacaaaattgaatgagtttccattttttttgtttacaccACCATTTGGTTCGGGGTAAGTtttagcatcaagtggtttcagtcttCCATCGATCGTAGTTACGGTATATTGAATTATGGTCCTCCCTACTAAATTCAGCATCAATCAcgactgaaccaactaacgattagtaTGATATTATATAATTAAGTCAAATCAAAGTGAacaaatgatatatattttttacttatttaaaatatagaagtttatttaagaaaattatattatattaatattttacttGACAAACCCATTGAATTAACTTTAGAACTTTTTCAATCTAAATTACTTATTTTACATACCGTAGTATAATCAAATGCTTCTGTTTTCTATTATATTCATATTCACACACAAAATTACTTATGTTGTTTATCCTATTATTACTATTTGTTCATATGCTAATTGAGCATATAATCTATCTAGTTGGCAAAAGACTGGAATTTTGTCAtcattagaaaataaatataggaATATTTAATTCTGGAATCTCCTATGGCTACATGTGTATAAGCAGTCAAGAGAACAACAAGAACAAATGCTTAACTATTACTTTATTAAGATttctaaaaattatattctaattaataaaaaattagtcgCTCAAGTTGTGTACAGAAGATATCTGATTCACATGAAAGAAAAGATTAGTCTTggtctgtaatttttttttaatggagatGTATAattggaaataaaaaaattaatttaggaGCACAAATGGATATATTTCTCCTTAGGCTTTGTTTGCGAGTTTGAAGGGCGGGTGAATTCCAAaggaaaaaaatagaagaatttGAGAGAAGAGTTTTGgtaaattcatttttcttcgtaatacaatatatttttaagctTAGTTGGTAAGGTCAGATTTTAAGTTtatagtttataacttataagttgaTATGAccaaaaaagatatgtttgataaacgtttttaaaaaagaatttatagcttattttactagtttatagcttatttttcaaacgctatttcaagtagcttatagtttttttttccttccaatttTACTTTgtcatcttacttaaaaaaaattaaatattaattaaacatatattttttgtcatttcatatttataaagtAGTTCAACctctaattttaccaaacactataaattcaatcagctagttTATTCGCCATAAGTTAAAAGATAACTTATAAACTATTCACTATAAGTTCATCTGCTATAAACTAATTTATCCGTTATGTgctattttttactaaatagaGTCAAAATGTGTGCACCACTATATTACACCTCCAACTTTTTACATTAGCTATCaactataagctaactttttAGCTAAGCTTACATCTTAATTTCATCAAACAGAGCTTAAGATGTCTTCTtctaccttttttttcttctcttttcttctaTTTGTTAAAATGGGGGtataattatcaaaattcaatggataattataaatttgGGCCAAGCAAATATGAAGCCCAAAAGAAGAAAGCCCATTTACAGACATGGTTGATGGCTGAAGCTGTCACCGCCTGCTCTGGTGGCGGTGAGAGGAAGCTcggtttagagagagagagagagagagaggagtgtgtagagagagaaagagagatatGTCGAGATTAAGGAGACTGTTCCAATCATCAATGGATGCTACTAAGAAAGGTATTCATTTTCCAATATTCATGCTTTGAACAATTTGATTCATTATTTGATCTTTCTCTAACTTTATGCATTGGTTTCAAAAGCTTTATCTGGTAGTTTTGATGATTTGATGCCACCAcctgaaaaatatatattcaacttCAATTCCAAGCAAGAAATAAAGAAATGGCATTTATATTCTGATTCTGAATTTGGAGGTACATTATTATTTCTTCCTAATTACTACCAAATTATTTTGTGTTAATAAAGTTTGTAACTttggttaatttaattttagggtttttaatcaatttttttattttttttttgttattcagGTTTATCATCTGCATCTCTGCAGATACCTGAATCTGAAAATGGTGCAAGTACTGGAATTTTCTCTGGGAATCTTTCTCTTGAGGTTACTCAAGGTGCTAAATGGAATATTAGTAGAGGTGGTTTTTGTGGAATGCGCTCTAAAAAGGTTGGTGTTTTGTTCAATGGTAACATTGATTGGTAGTCCAGATTGGATTGAATTGTGTGATCGATGCGTGATTCTCGTTTTTATGttgggtctgtttggattgacttatttgagcttatcttttGACATTAACACTTTGAGACTATTTCAAAGAGTTAATGGAAATAACTTATGACATATTCGTAaactattttcagcttatttccataaactctgatagtttatgaaaataactattttcagcttatttccatattATCTTTTATCATAgaatagtttatacataagcGCTTATTTAGTTAAGCAGTATGAGCCTGtatggattgacttatttgagtttattcagtggcataagcacttataaGAACGTTTGGgggaacttatgaaaataacttttgGTTATAGTTTGACTTTATCTTATCTTTTGTTGTAGAAATAACTTATGCCTAAACATTTATatgataagtgcttaattaagttgtttattcaaacagagtctatatatgatatatccaaACAAGGCCTAAGTTAAGTTGCCTTTCCGCAATTCTGTGTTTTTGTAGTTTGATGGCTTCATTGACTTGGATTCATATGATACTATTGCTATGAAACTTAAAGGAGATGGCAGAAGTTATATATCTACTGTGAGTGTGCTTTCCTTCTCCAATGCCAAAATGTTATCACAGGCAATTAGATGGTCATAAGTTTCATTTATTGGTACTTTGGTAGTAATTTGATAATGGTGCAGATCTATACCGAGAATTGGGTTAATTCACCTGGACAAATGGAGGATAACTCATGGCAATCCTTTATTTATGTCCCCAAAGATAACTGGTACATTGCAAAGGTAAGTCCCATTTCTGTCTCACTGCTTACAATCTAATGATTGATATGTCCGACTAGGCATTCTGTTTGAGTTGTGATAACCTGCTATTTTGTAGGAAGTATAATTATCTGCTACCTGTGAGTGTTTTTTCCTGCCATAGATATAGGCTATCTTACTTGACGTGGTTTTACTTTGGGAATAAGGACTCAATAAGGTGCATTGAAAGCCCATGCACGTTGCTCTTGTAACTTTCAATCCACTTTTCTTTCGAAGACTTTCCCTACCACTGCAATGTTTTACAAATgctctagtgactagaaatagTGTCTTGTTTAGCATTAATACACGCTTGTTATGAACCAACTCTCTCAAAAGTTTAACGTATTTggttaagggcccgtttggattgacttatttttgaccTTATGTGAAAcagcttatacaaataaataagtttttcaaggtagtttatgagaaaacaacttataaagatacaatttttgttagtgaaaacttataaattaacataaaagtttatttgtttgcataagctattttcataagctcaaaaataagctaaatcCAAATGGGTCCTAAATCAGGTTAACTCACTTACAAATTGTTTGCATGTAAACCTAGATAGACTCACATAGAATCAGGAGTTTGAGGGCGATTGAACAGGTCTACAATTTAGTGGGTACTTTACATGCCTAAAATGATAGTGATTTTTAAAATGCACAAATGCAACAATTGAATGATACGGCTTCATAGTGCACAAAACATTAATCTTATAGTTATAACACTCGACTACATAGACGCATTTAACATTCCAATAGAAAGAACACTTTATTTAAGAAATATGATAGAATAGGAGAGAATCTCTCCTCCAAGGGTTTCCCTCTTCACAATAGAGAATACTTTATTCATAAGATACCCCTTTCTAACATTGTATTCCCCTATTTATACAAATGCTTCCTAGAGCCTTAAAATGTGTCTTTCTAGGGTATTCTTCCACCCAAAAGGGTTACAAATGTTATCATCCACTATCTCATAAATTCTATCTCTCGAGATGTCACCTTCCATGAACAAGACTCTAACTAAACCAATAACCAATCCACTTCTCTAATATCTCATAACTACTTTAACTACTCTAATCTACCTTTGTTCTATATCCTAACAACGATGTTCTATTGTGTCTCAACTCTCAACATCATAGTCCCAAATTAAACAAAGTCACATGAACCAGAAAACATGAAGAACAACATCGTTGCAAGTTTGCAATTAAAACAAAAGGACAACAATGCAAATGAACCCAACTCCGATGAGTTGGAACCTAGCTCTACTAAGCTAAATTCAGCCCCAGTGAGAGGAACCTAGTCCAGTCATGCTTCACTCGTTAGTAATATTGAACATTGTGATTTGTCAATTTGCCCATTGATTTTGAACTTGTTATACTTTTTCGTGTGATGAATTGTGAATCGTGTGATGAATTGTGAACTTAACTTGAGTTTTGTGAATGCCCTCTGGTGGTTTGCTGGTGGTGTGGTATGGTATTAAACTAGAATGCTGAAAATTTGCTATGCAAACATAGTACCAAATCGTCGTTTTTGCATGTTATGctacatttttttaaacttcACTTTTCCATTTAGTAAACTAATGGTCAAGAATGGATATGAACCGATGTCCGATGGGAATTTCTGTATTGCTTATATATGGAACTGCTTATGTCAGTCAGTTTATCATCATCTGCCATTGTTTCTACTCATTAAAGAATCAACTTGACAATTTGTTAGCAAGTAAACCGTGTCTTGCTGGGCACCCATCTTTACTATTTGAAACTTAGTAGAGAACATAAAGATATGATAGAATAATTGTAGCTTGGTTTTGTGCCTTGTTGGTTTTCTATGAACACAAAGGTGAAGCATTGGGGTATCATTGGCCCATATTAAACACTCTAGTAGTGATACTTGAACATTTAGTTGCATGCTATTCTATTGTAAATTTTAATCTTTGGCATAAGGGACGTGTGCTTAGTAATTTCATCGATTGACCAGATTCCTCTAGCTCGATATCTACCTACTTGGAGAGGGAATGTTATagatgaagaaattgaaatgAATCCATCCCGTGTTCTTGGCATGTCTCTTTCTGTCAATGCGGAGGGTGGTGTTCCAGGTGCTAAATCCGGACCAGGTGATTTCAGACTTGAACTTGATTGGATCAAAGCAATAAGAACACAATGAAGTAGTATAGGTTGTTGCAGATAAAATTCAAGAATTTTCCTCTTCTTTTAGGGCAATTAATTTTTACCATGTTTTGTAATAATAATGTATCTATTTAAGattcataaatgaaaaatatatttgaagttATTCCATTTCCAATGCACATCTAACAAGGGTTTTCATATTCACATGAAAATACTTTGCAGAAAACAGAATTCATTATATTCATAGGTGATGAATTCAAGATTGATGGTCACTTTGCAATTATTATGTTATGCATAATTACATAATGAGGTCATTAATTAAGTGTTGTAGTGTAAATTTGGTGGAAAGGTACATTACCACCAACTTGTAACAAGGCAAATATCATTTTCAACTTATGGAAGCTAGCTAATTTCCTACAGCTGTGATCATGCTATCCGCGACATGATTTTCTAAAATGAGCAATTCACTTTAAAATATGAAACATCGCCATAAAAAGCCACTTCGGATGCATAtgtcaaagaaaaaacacaatttttgtgtGGTGGATGTGTATATTTTCTGAACGTATTTTTGTCCTCTCTGATAATACACACTGAGGTTTTTTAAAAATGTGGGGTGGAGAAAGCTGTTTTGCATTTTGTGACAAGCATCTTGTGATTTTTCATACTCAGAATTCCACAACCACAAcatattatatgttataataacttggaaaatcaacaaaattatcatGAAAGACATTGGTtactattaatgttgaaatatctatctaaaatgtcaacttaaaatagtaatgtaaaattatcaatGTAAATGTCAACTTACAATAGTAAATCtaagttattttattcataGATTTAGTAGTATAAATACCACCATTTGGATCATGTAAAAGACACACTTTGAGAGCAATAAGTAATCTCATACAaacttcttcattctcttcattttcataattagtataatatatatttatagtattataactacattagtaatttatatcattatattagtCCTTAAAGAatacttaaatatttgattttctcaacacgttatcagcacgatcgTTTCTATCGGAAGTGATTTACCACCACTAGGTATATATCATCTATCCATATTACTTTAATCTtatgataattataattattattcgcCCCGGTTATAGAAAACTGACAATTTGTCAAGTGATTTATAACTAAAgtgactattattattattatcacaaCTTTACCCGCTTCTTATAGAAAACTGACAACTTGTCAAGTACTCTATAATAAGTGTGAAtgttattatttaaattttgtgtGGAGGTCTAAAATCCCCATAATATcacaaaagataattttttattaataatactaatttcCATGGAGGTGTTCAAAATCTCATctatatattactaattttcatacttaatggaggattaaaaaccccatatgtatgactaacttttatacttaatggaggtattcaaaaccacatctatattactaacttacatacttaatggaggattaaaaaccccatatgtatgactaacttttatacttaatggaggtattcaaaaccccatctatattactaacttacatacttaatggaggattaaaaaccacatatgtatgactaacttttatacttaatggaggtattcaaaaccccatctatattactaactttcatacttaatggaggattaaaaccccatatgtatgactaacttttatacttaatAGAGGTGTCCAAAAACCTCATCTATAATGTTAATCTTCATATTAAATGGAAGACTAAAATCCCCATctataatattgttaattttaattcttAATGGAAGATTAAAATCTCagtcaataatattatttcacgAAAGATTTATAATtaagattttgaaatttgatattatttaaatattaatatgttATTATCATATATGTTCATTAAATTTATATGTTGTTCTCTCCATTTGTGCATCTTAAGAGCTAGATGATTTTTAACACACTTagaatatttttactcattcccaatggtaacaaacaataaaatttaatactTTTCTCATATCTCCTAACGGCCACATATACGGTCACATAACGGCCATGAACAGTAAAAGCTTACCTTTTTCCACTATCTCCCAACGGCCACAAACCCAACGGTAACGTAACGGACACTTCATAAAATTCACCCTATAAATACCTCACCTTCACTCATAAGTTTTCATACCATTCTCAAACTTTTACTCACATTTccaaaatgtttaaatttttttcttatgctTATCACTCTACTTGTCtgtatgtttttattttctgaaTCACCAAATATGAAGAATTAGGAGAACCTTTTATAGTAGtaacaatatttgttgttttaccaTTACTGGTATTAGCCTCGTTTATTAGCTGATAGAATCATGGTTTTTGTAATTGTAgctattgaataaaataattttttctttttctcatagtttatacattaaatattgattgtgttcttttgtattttagatATAAACATGTCAAACGTTAAGCATCATTTCAAAATTCTAAACATAACCGGAGAAAATTACATAACATGGAACAACAACTTAACTGAGTACCTTGCATGTGAGGGGCTCGATAAAATTCTAGAAGGAGATAATGCAGGGATGCAAACAACTGACTCACGAGAATTAGCAATGAAAAAATCGAAAGTAAATCGGATAATTAAACACCACCTTGATGATAGATTACAAACAGAATATTCAAATGCCAATGATCCCAAAATACTATGGGACAAACTTAAGGCAAGATTTGGACATCAGAGGAAAGTCCTGTTACCCTCATTAATGGATCAGTGGAACAAATTAAGGTTCCAAGATTATAAAAGTGGTGTTGCATATAACTCTGTCATGCACCAAATTATTGCACAATTAGAATTTTGCGGCGTGGTTATAACTGAAGAACAGAAATtggaaaaaacattttcaacttTCCATGCATCCTAAGTATTATTGCAACAACAATATAGAATGAGGGGATTTACTGAGTACTCTGATTTGGTCGCAGCTCTTTTGGTGGCAGAACAAAACAATGAGCTCCTGATAAAAAACCACCAGACACGTCCCACAGGAACAATAGCATACCCCGAAATAAATGCAACAACATTTAATCGTGGGCGTGGTGGCCATAATCGTCATAAAGGACGAGGGGGCAAAGCTCATTTTGATGGTCGAGGCAGAAATCACGGTCGAAACCACTTTCGTGGTCGAGGTCGTGGACGAGGATATGTGAATAATTATAGGCCTCCTAAATATGACCAAAATAATAAGAATCATCAAGATAAAGGTAAATATATCCAAGAAGGTCCCTCAAGGAACCGTGATGATATCTGTTTTAGATGCGGAAAGAGTAGACATTGGTCTAAAACGTGTAGGACACCAAAACACATGTGTAAAAGATACAGGGCATTTGTAGAAGAAAAGTGAAAGGAAGTAAATTTTAATGAAGTTGAACCCAATAATGATACTACCTACCTTGAGACTGCtgattttaagaaaatgaatatGAATTAAGTAACTAATTAAATATGTATTTGAATAATGTGTGGTATGCTCgaattacttaataatatgtgtgacttgtgtggtgtgcttgaattacttaataatatgtatgACTTGTGTGGTGTGCATTGTGTAATATTTGATTATtgaataataatgttgaatgtattatattgatttattgttttcctatctttaatcttgattttattttaagaaggtCAGACATGGAACATGTCAAAAACATTTGCATCCCGGACAGTGGAACTACCCACACGATCCTCAAAAGTAAGAAATATTTCACTGACTTAAATTCTACTAAAGGTGTGATAAATATTATTTCAGGACTTGCTGATTTAATGGAAGGGACAGGTAATGCTATGTTCATGTTACCAAATGGAACAAAATTTGTCATTAATGATCCATTTGGTAACATGAACATAGCATTACATGTCCCTTCTATTAAATCAACAAGTCCTGAGATAGTATTTATCACACCTTTAGTAGAATTTAAGTCAGTGAAATATTTCTTACTTTTGAGGATCGTGTGGGTAGTTCCACTGTCCGGGATGCAAATGTCTTTGACATGTTCCATGTCTGaccttcttaaaataaaatcaggATTAAAGATAGgaaaacaataaatcaatataatacattcaacattattattcaATAATCAAATATTACACAATGCACACCACACAAGTCATACAtattattattgtcaaaaaaaaaaagtcatacatattattaagtaattcaagcacaccacacaagtcacacatattattaagtaattcGAGCATACCACACATTATTCAAATACATATTTAATTAGTTACTTAATtcatattcatttcattttcttcttcaataaAATCATCAGTCTCAAGGTAGGTAGTATCATTATTGGGTTCAACTTCATTAAAATTTACTTCTTTTCCCTTTTCTTCTACAGATGCCCGGTATCTTTTACACAGGTGTTCTGGTGTCCTACACGTCTTAGACCAATGTCTATTCTTTCCGCATCTAAAACAGATATCATCACGGTTCCTTGAGGGACCTTCTTGGATATATTTACATTTACCTTGATGATTCTTATTATTTTGGTCATATTTAGGAGGCCTATAATTATTCACATATCCTCGTCCACGACCGCGACCACATAAGTGGTTTTGACCGTGATTTCTGCCTCAACCATCAAAATGAGCTTTACCCCCTCGTCCTTTATGACGATTATGGCCACCATGCCCACGATTAAATGTTGTTGCATTTATTTCGGGGTATGCTATTATTCCTGTGGGACGTGTCTGGTGGTTTTTTATCAGCAGCTCATTGTTTTGTTCTGCCACCAAAAGAGCTGCGACCAAATCAGAGTACTCAGTAAATTCCCTCATTCTATATTGTTGTTGCAACAATACTTAGGATGCATGGAaagttgaaaatgttttttccaATTTCTCTTCTTCAGTTATAACCACGCCGCAAAATTCTAATTGTGCAATAATTTGGTGCATGACAGAGTTATATGTAACACCACTTTTATAATCTTGGAACCTTAATTTGTTCCACTAATCCATTAATGAGGGTAACAGGACTTTCTTCTGATGTTCAAATCTTGCCTTAAGTTTGTCCCATAGTATTTTGGGATCCTTGGCATTTGAATATTCTATTTGTAATCCATCATCAAGGTGGTGTTTAATTATCCGATTTACTTTCGATTTTTTCATTGCTAATTCCTGTGAGTCAGCTGTTTGCATCCCTGCATTATCTCCTTCTGGAATTTTATCGAGCCCCTCACATGCAAGGTACTCAGTTAAGTTGTTGTTCCATGTTATGTAATTTTCTCCGGTTATGTTTAGAATTTTGAAATGATGCTTAACGTTTGACATGTTTATatctaaaatacaaaagaacACAATCAATATTTAAAGTATAAACTATGacgaaaagaaaaaattattttattcaatagcTATGATTACAAAAACCATGATTCTATCAGCTAATAAACCAGGCTAATACCAATAAtggtaaaacaacaaatattgttgCTACTATAAAAGGTTCTCCTAATTCTTCATATTTGGTGATccagaaaatgaaaaacataaagaCAAGTAGAGTGATaagcataagaaaaaaaattaaacattttggAAATATGAGTAAAATTTTGAGAATGGTATGAAAACTTAAGAGTGAAGGTGAAGTATTTATAGGGTGAATTTTATGAAGTGTCCGTTACATTACCGTTGGGTTTGTGGCCGTTGGGAGATAGTGGAAAAAGGTAAGCTTTTACTGTTCATGGCCGTTATGTGACCGTTATGTGGCCGTTAGGAGATATGAGAAAagtgttaaattttattgtttgttaccgttgggaatgagtaaaaatattctAAGTGTGTTAAAAATCATTTAGCTCTTAAGATGCACAAATGGAGAGAACAACATATAAAGTTAATGAACATATATGATAATaacatattaatatttaaataatatcaaatttcaaaatcttaATTATAAATCTTTcgtgaaataatattattgactGAGATTTTAATCTTCCATTAAGAATTAAAGTTAACAATATTATAGATGAGAATTTTAGTCTTCCATTTAATATGAAGATTAGCATTATAGATGGGGTTTTTGGACAGCTCCATTAAGTATAAGAGTTAGTCATACATatggggttttaatcctccattaagtatgaaagttagtaatatagatgttgttttgaatacctccattaagtataaaagttagtcatacatatgggatttttaatcctccattaagtatgtaagttagtaatatagatggggttttgaatacctccattaagtatagttagtcatacatatggggtttttaatcctccattaagtatgaaaattagtaatatatagAAGGGGTTTTGAACACCTCCATGgaaattagtattattaatcaaaaattatcttttgtgATATTATGGGGATTTTAGACCTCCacacaaaatttaaataataacaTTCACACTTATTATAGAGTACTTGACAAGTTGTCAGTTTTCTATAATAAGTGGGTAAAGtagtgataataataataatagccaCTCTAGTTATAAATCACTTGACAAATTGCCAGTTTTTTATAACCGGGgcgaataataattataattatcataagattaaagtaataaggataGATGATATATACCTAGTGGTGGTAAATCACTTCCGATAGAAAcgatcgtgctgataacgtgttgagaaaatcaaatatttaagtatTCTTTAAGTactaatataatgatataaattactaatgtagttataatactataaatatatattatactaattaTGAGAATGAAGAGAATAGAGAAGTTTGTATGAGATAAGTAATCTTCCAATAAGACACACTTTGAGAGCAATAAGTAATCTCATACAAACTTATCTATACTCTTCATTCTCAtaattagtataatatatatttatagtattataactacattagtaatttatatcattatattaattcttaaaaaatactt from Trifolium pratense cultivar HEN17-A07 linkage group LG5, ARS_RC_1.1, whole genome shotgun sequence encodes:
- the LOC123887551 gene encoding probable complex I intermediate-associated protein 30, translating into MSRLRRLFQSSMDATKKALSGSFDDLMPPPEKYIFNFNSKQEIKKWHLYSDSEFGGLSSASLQIPESENGASTGIFSGNLSLEVTQGAKWNISRGGFCGMRSKKFDGFIDLDSYDTIAMKLKGDGRSYISTIYTENWVNSPGQMEDNSWQSFIYVPKDNWYIAKIPLARYLPTWRGNVIDEEIEMNPSRVLGMSLSVNAEGGVPGAKSGPGDFRLELDWIKAIRTQ